The Coffea arabica cultivar ET-39 chromosome 8e, Coffea Arabica ET-39 HiFi, whole genome shotgun sequence genome window below encodes:
- the LOC113706796 gene encoding protein HOTHEAD-like: MGLEGWRVFSAATILGILFFHGFCLSEKAPNYTFVHEATSAPDVSFYDYIIIGGGTAGCPLASTLSQNYSVLLLERGGSPYGNPNITNLNAFGAPLSDLSPSSPSQRFISEDGVINARARVLGGGSCLNAGFYSRASTSYVRDLGWDGKLVNESYEWVEKKVAFEPPVKQWQSAVRDGLIESGVRPYNGFTYDHLYGTKVGGTIFDQNGTRHTAADLLEYANPKGLTVLLHATVHKILFRTKGRSKPLAHGVIFRDAARIKHKAYLKAGARNEVIVSAGALGSPQLLMLSGIGPEDHLRHHNITVIYHQPFVGLGMYDNPMNAIYVPSPSPVEVSLIQVVGITRFGSYIEAASGENFAGGSASRDFGMFSPKIGQLSTLPPKQRTPEALAKAIDDMSKLDAVAFSGGFILEKTMGPLSNGYLMLRQKNPNANPSVTFNYFQEPEDLQRCVDGIKVIESIIESKSFSKFRYDDLTLQVLLNMTANSPVNLLPKHSNASTSLEQFCKDTVMTIWHYHGGCQVNRVVDEDYKVLGVDNLRVIDGSTFYDSPGTNPQATVMMLGRYMGVTMLNERLASEKSN; the protein is encoded by the exons ATGGGTTTAGAGGGCTGGAGAGTCTTTTCTGCTGCTACAATTCTTGGCATCCTCTTTTTCCATGGCTTTTGTTTATCTGAAAAAG CTCCAAACTACACTTTTGTGCATGAAGCAACTTCAGCCCCAGATGTTTCATTCTACGACTACATCATTATAGGCGGAGGCACCGCCGGCTGCCCCTTAGCCTCCACGCTTTCTCAAAATTATAGTGTCCTCCTACTCGAACGTGGCGGTTCACCATATGGCAATCCCAACATCACCAATCTCAATGCATTTGGGGCACCCCTGTCCGACCTCTCTCCGTCCTCCCCTTCTCAGCGTTTCATCTCAGAAGACGGTGTAATCAACGCCCGTGCTCGCGTGCTAGGCGGTGGAAGCTGCCTAAATGCGGGCTTCTACTCGCGTGCTTCCACCAGCTACGTGAGGGATTTAGGCTGGGATGGGAAGCTGGTGAACGAGTCATACGAATGGGTGGAGAAGAAGGTTGCATTCGAACCCCCCGTGAAGCAGTGGCAGTCAGCTGTGAGGGATGGCTTGATTGAGTCTGGTGTGAGGCCTTACAACGGTTTTACCTATGACCATTTGTATGGGACTAAGGTTGGCGGAACcatttttgatcaaaacggtacTAGACATACTGCTGCAGACCTACTTGAGTATGCAAATCCTAAAGGGCTCACCGTGCTATTGCATGCAACTGTCCACAAAATCTTGTTCAGAACCAAAG GAAGATCAAAGCCTTTAGCGCATGGAGTGATCTTCAGAGATGCTGCAAGAATCAAGCACAAAGCATACCTTAAAGCAGGAGCCAGAAATGAAGTGATTGTCTCAGCAGGCGCACTTGGAAGCCCACAACTACTGATGTTGAGCGGAATAGGACCAGAAGATCACCTGAGACACCACAACATAACTGTGATTTATCATCAGCCCTTTGTTGGCCTAGGCATGTATGATAACCCCATGAATGCCATCTACGTCCCATCTCCTTCCCCTGTTGAGGTTTCCCTCATCCAAGTTGTGGGTATCACCCGCTTTGGAAGCTATATTGAGGCCGCCAGTGGTGAAAACTTTGCCGGTGGTTCAGCTAGCAGGGACTTCGGAATGTTCTCTCCTAAG ATTGGTCAGCTCAGCACACTGCCACCAAAACAAAGAACCCCAGAAGCCTTAGCCAAAGCTATCGATGACATGAGCAAACTTGATGCAGTAGCTTTCAGCGGTGGATTCATCCTGGAAAAAACCATGGGTCCTCTCTCAAATGGCTACTTAATGCTTCGGCAGAAGAACCCAAATGCAAATCCATCAGTCACATTCAACTATTTCCAAGAACCGGAGGACTTACAACGATGTGTTGATGGCATTAAGGTCATCGAAAGCATAATTGAATCAAAATCTTTCTCCAAATTTAGGTATGATGACTTGACCTTACAAGTCCTCCTCAACATGACCGCGAATTCTCCGGTGAACCTGTTGCCCAAACATAGCAATGCCTCAACTTCATTGGAACAGTTCTGTAAAGATACTGTTATGACCATTTGGCATTACCATGGAGGATGTCAAGTTAATAGAGTTGTTGATGAAGATTATAAAGTTTTAGGGGTGGATAACTTGCGAGTTATCGATGGCTCTACATTTTATGACTCTCCTGGAACAAATCCTCAAGCCACTGTTATGATGCTGGGAAG ATATATGGGAGTAACGATGCTAAACGAGAGACTTGCAAGTGAAAagtcaaattga
- the LOC113707423 gene encoding SPX domain-containing membrane protein At4g22990, translating into MVAFGKKLKERQIQEWQGYYINYKLMKKKVKQYTLQIQAGALDRRYVLKDFSRMLDNQIEKIVLFLLEQQGLLASRIEKLNEQQDSLQEQPDISKISELREAYREVGRDLLKLLFFVEVNAIGLRKILKKFDKRFGSKFTDYYVKTRANHPYSQLQQVFKHVGVGAVVGAISRNLAELQDRQGSYLSIYDQPALPLQDPVVDSLKSAVDRLTYSTNFLHFLAQHALIMQEELPAPIEEHIEDGSYHFMSLLLNLASTFLYMVNTYIIVPTADDYSISLGAAATVCGVIIGAMAVAQIFSSVYFSAWSNKSYFKPLLFSSIALFIGNVLYALALDFNSITILLIGRLFCGLGSARAVNRRYISDCVPLKIRMQASAGFVSASALGMACGPALAGLLQTNFKIYKLTFNQNTLPGWVMAFAWLAYLVWLWISFREPSRENDENHVSEGSNNVESENLEKGLAQPLLLTSEENQQQDDDQDYDGSEEASEESRGPATSIGSAYRLLTPSVKVQLLIYFMLKYAMEILLSESSVVTTNYFRWSTGTVAIFLAGLGLTVLPVNIFVGSYISNMFEDRQILLASEIMVLLGILFSFHVIGKYTVPQYVCSGLVMFVSAEVLEGVNLSLLSRVMSSRLSRGTYNGGLLSTEAGTIARVIADGTITLAGFLGQNKLLNFTLLPSLLICVASIIATCCTYNSLY; encoded by the exons ATGGTTGCATTTGGGAAGAAgctgaaggaaagacaaatTCAAGAATGGCAAGG ATACTATATCAACTACAAGCTAATGAAGAAAAAAGTCAAGCAGTACACCCTCCAGATTCAAGCTGGAGCACTAGATCGCAGATATGTTCTCAAGGATTTCTCTCGCATGTTGGATAACCAG ATTGAGAAGattgttctttttcttctggAACAACAAGGCCTACTTGCTAGCAGGATAGAAAAACTTAATGAACAACAAGATTCTCTTCAGGAGCAGCCTGATATAAGTAAGATATCAGAGCTCCGAGAGGCTTATAGAGAAGTAGGGAGAGATCTTTTGAAGCTTCTCTTTTTTGTTGAAGTAAATGCCATTGGACTGCGAAAGATCCTCAAGAAGTTTGACAAACGCTTTGGCTCTAAATTCACTGATTACTATGTCAAAACTCGTGCTAATCATCCCTATTCTCAGCTTCAGCAAGTTTTCAAGCATGTG GGGGTAGGAGCAGTTGTTGGAGCAATATCCCGCAATCTTGCGGAGCTTCAGGACCGTCAGGGAAGCTACTTATCAATTTATGACCAGCCTGCTCTACCGCTACAG GATCCTGTGGTCGACTCTTTAAAATCAGCTGTTGATAGATTAACCTATTCAACAAATTTCCTTCACTTCCTAGCGCAACATGCACTTATTATGCAAGAAGAATTACCTGCTCCCATTGAGGAACATATTGAAGATGGAAGTTACCACTTTATGTCTCTTCTATTGAACTTGGCAAGCACATTTCTTTATATGGTCAATACATATATTATTGTCCCCACTGCAGATGACTACTCAATAAGCCTAGGGGCTGCTGCAACAGTTTGTGGTGTTATAATTGGAGCAATGGCTGTCGCTCAGATTTTCTCTTCTGTATACTTCAGTGCTTGGTCTAACAAGTCATACTTCAAGCCTTTGCTGTTTAGCAGCATAGCTCTTTTTATAGGAAATGTCTTGTACGCATTGGCTCTTGATTTCAATTCAATAACTATTCTTCTTATTGGACGACTATTTTGCGG TTTGGGTTCAGCTAGAGCTGTTAACCGACGTTATATCAGCGACTGTGTGCCACTTAAGATTCGCATGCAGGCTTCAGCAGGCTTCGTTAGTGCTAGTGCACTTGGAATGGCATGTGGTCCTGCACTGGCCGGGTTACTTCAGACTAATTTTAAGATATACAAACTCACATTTAATCAAAACACCTTACCTGGCTGGGTTATGGCTTTTGCATGGTTGGCCTATCTAGTATGGCTGTGGATCTCATTTAGAGAACCTTCTCGTGAAAATGACGAAAATCATGTTTCAGAAGGGTCAAATAATG TGGAAAGTGAAAACCTAGAAAAGGGCCTTGCACAACCATTGCTCCTGACTTCAGAGGAAAACCAGCAACAGGATGACGACCAAGATTATGATGGAAGTGAAGAAGCTTCTGAGGAATCTCGTGGGCCAGCCACCTCAATAGGATCAGCATATAGATTGCTCACACCTTCAGTGAAG GTTCAACTGTTGATTTACTTCATGTTGAAGTATGCAATGGAAATTTTACTCTCAGAATCTAGCGTTGTTACAACGAACTACTTTAGGTGGTCTACAGGCACAGTTGCAATCTTCCTGGCAGGTCTTGGCTTGACAGTTTTACCCGTAAATATTTTTGTTGGGAGCTACATAAGTAACATGTTTGAGGACAG GCAAATTTTACTTGCTTCTGAAATTATGGTTCTCCTGGGTATACTCTTCAGTTTTCATGTAATAGGGAAGTATACTGTCCCCCAATATGTCTGCTCAGGACTTGTAATGTTTGTTTCTGCCGAAGTATTAGAAG gTGTCAATTTATCACTCCTCTCCCGAGTCATGTCGTCTAGGCTTTCTCGTGGAACTTATAACGGCGGACTCTTGTCAACCGAAGCTGGTACAATTGCTCGAGTCATTGCAGATGGAACCATCACGCTGGCTGGTTTTTTAGGGCAGAATAAGCTCCTGAATTTCACCCTTCTTCCTTCATTACTGATATGCGTTGCATCAATTATTGCAACCTGCTGTACCTATAACTCTCTTTACTAG
- the LOC113702652 gene encoding DNA-directed RNA polymerase IV subunit 1-like, translating to MDRATIDIEHSEKLEQKGRLMSISFNILSEADAVRKSVKLIGAASEVTDPALGFPNLINHCNTCGAKDRRECEGHFGLINFPFTILNPYFLPEVAQILNKICPACKSVHVNKVKSSGSTSVRDHSDTCKYCDGRSRDSYPPMKFKVTSKDVFAKTAISAEVSERSSSNRSSKGSMASDYWDIIPSDAQQDLSNLGSNKRLLSHAQVYNILKDVDPRFLESFLKRKSSVFLNCFLLTPNCHRVTELGQHITFDTKTKLYKKLIDFRGTANELSARVLDLIKVSKVRSQKSSAINSAFSVLGFKDSAVATSGLKYIKELLLGKRTDHAFRMVVVGDPNINLGEIGMPRHIAEKLLVSEHVNRWNFGKLKDYVALILVGGGEICVRRGGRLEKLSIIDKLCCGDVLYRPMLDGDIVLINRPPSIHQHSMLSLSVRILPINSVLSINPLICSPLRGDFDGDCLHGYVSQSVDSRVELNELVALNKQLLNGQSGRNLLSLSHDSLTAAHLILEDGVTLDKFQMQQLQMFCSCPMPIPAITKAPGNKCFWTGKQLFSLLIPPCFDYVSQSNGVQISKGEIVTSSSGSSWLRDNDGNLFHSLVRCCKNEVLGFLCAAQEVLCEWLAMRGLSVSLSDLYLTSDAYSRQNMIEEVSCGLQEAELLSSIRLLMMGSNQDFLVESTEANKRSVDFGEQHLSSIQQQNSSVLSEASVSAFKQVFLDVQHLVYHYVSKDNSFLSMLMAGSKGNLLKLVQHSMCLGLQHSVVPLSFSIPHQLSCATWNYHKISVHESHGTLDHSGSYIPFAVIENSFLTGLNPMECFVHSLTTRDSSFSGHADVSGTLTRKLMFFMRDLSIGYDGTVRNSYGNQLIQFSYNSRDTLTPCNCNDESPSETIPAYDVVGGHPVGALAACAISEAAYSALDLPISALESSPLLNLKKILDCGVKKSSGDKTASIFLCKKLGRQTYGLEYGALEVKDHLERLMLRDVVSSSMISYSKEKCSRTQISPWICHLHISKEIIKRKRLRVQSIIDALNMAWRSAKVKLKINLPDLQITGKACSLALKQNEKDTKICLTVSILEKSKKSSLRLDILRNMVMPFLLGTVIKGFPEFKKVDIMWKDCRNSSKSSKGSLGGVYLRVFMSEKCDRTKFWSILVDNCLRIRDLIDWERSHPDDIHDMAPAYGIDAAVNHFLSSLNSAISDTGKTILPEHLVLTADCLSATGEFVALNAKGLAQQRKETAVSSPFLQACFSSPGDCFVRAAKTGIVDNLQGTVDALSWGMVPSIGTGARFDIIYSGKGHEPAKSIDVYDLLGSIVNLNQQVKFPNKDYEMSGKSMVQHLFAYDDLATKGCILPRTLLRNFFSLKDIQKLSHSLKHMLNKYDVDCQLSEIDKTIVMAALSFHPRSSEKIGIGAHEIKVGYHSEYDNSRCFVLVRKDGTVADFSYHKCVHNALRLIAPDWAKKYESKWLNGPKANSRVWPMGHRCRK from the exons ATGGATCGGGCGACAATTGATATTGAGCATTCAGAGAAGCTAGAGCAGAAAGGTCGCCTAATGAGCATTTCTTTCAACATTTTATCTGAGGCTGATGCA GTAAGGAAATCAGTGAAGCTAATTGGAGCTGCCAGTGAAGTGACAGATCCTGCTTTgggttttcctaatctaattAACCATTGCAATACTTGTGGTGCCAAAGACAGAAGAGAATGTGAAG GTCATTTTGGTTTAATCAACTTCCCTTTTACAATTCTCAACCCATATTTCTTACCAGAGGTTGCACAGATTTTAAATAAGATCTGTCCGGCATGCAAATCTGTTCATGTTAATAAGGTTAAG AGCTCTGGATCAACATCTGTGCGTGACCACTCTGATACTTGTAAATATTGTGAT GGAAGGTCAAGAGATTCTTATCCACCAATGAAATTCAAAGTGACTTCAAAAGATGTCTTCGCCAAAACTGCAATAAGTGCAGAAGTGAGCGAAAGGTCATCAAGCAATAGGAGTTCAAAAGGGTCAATGGCTTCTGATTATTGGGATATTATTCCTTCTGATGCTCAGCAAGATCTAAGTAATTTGGGATCAAATAAACGCCTTCTGTCACATGCCCAG gTTTATAACATCTTAAAAGATGTTGACCCGAGGTTCCTTGaatcatttctgaaaaggaaaaGCTCTGTCTTCCTTAACTGTTTTCTTTTGACTCCCAACTGTCATCGTGTGACAGAATTGGGACAACATATAACTTTT GACACAAAAACAAAGTTGTACAAAAAACTGATTGATTTTAGAGGAACTGCCAACGAACTGAGTGCTCGTGTTCTGGACCTCATTAAAGTTTCAAAG GTTCGATCTCAAAAGTCATCAGCTATAAATTCTGCTTTCAGTGTGCTTGGTTTTAAAGATTCTGCTGTTGCTACATCTGGTTTAAAGTATATCAAAGAACTACTTTTGGGAAAGCGAACTGATCATGCTTTTCGCATGGTTGTAGTTGGCGATCCGAATATAAATCTTGGTGAAATTGGCATGCCTCGTCATATTGCAGAAAAGCTGCTTGTCTCTGAGCATGTGAACAGGTGGAACTTTGGGAAGCTAAAGGATTATGTTGCCCTAATACTTGTTGGTGGTGGAGAGATTTGTGTTCGTAGAGGAGGTAGACTTGAGAAACTTAGTATCATTGACAAGCTGTGTTGTGGAGATGTTTTGTATAGGCCTATGCTTGATGGAGATATTGTTTTGATAAACAGGCCTCCGTCTATCCATCAGCACTCCATGCTTTCCCTATCTGTCAGAATTCTTCCAATAAATTCAGTTCTCTCTATCAATCCTCTTATTTGTTCTCCTCTCCGTGGAGATTTTGATGGTGACTGCCTTCATGGTTATGTATCTCAATCAGTTGATTCTAGAGTTGAACTCAATGAACTTGTTGCTCTAAACAAACAGCTACTTAATGGGCAGAGTGGTCGAAACCTTTTGTCACTAAGTCATGATAGTTTAACTGCAGCTCATTTAATTTTGGAGGATGGGGTGACTTTGGACAAGTTTCAAATGCAGCAATTGCAGATGTTTTGCTCTTGCCCAATGCCAATTCCTGCTATCACCAAAGCCCCTGGAAACAAGTGCTTTTGGACAGGGAAACAATTATTTTCCCTACTTATTCCTCCATGTTTTGATTATGTTTCACAGTCAAATGGTGTGCAGATAAGCAAAGGGGAAATTGTTACTTCTTCTAGTGGGTCTTCTTGGCTGCGGGATAACGATGGGAACCTCTTCCATAGTCTTGTTAGATGCTGTAAAAATGAAGTTCTTGGCTTTCTGTGTGCTGCACAGGAAGTTCTTTGTGAGTGGTTGGCAATGAGAGGGCTAAGTGTATCACTTTCTGATCTTTACCTTACTTCTGATGCATATTCCAGACAAAATATGATTGAAGAAGTCTCTTGTGGGCTGCAAGAAGCAGAGCTGCTATCTTCAATCAGACTTCTGATGATGGGTTCCAATCAAGATTTCCTTGTTGAAAGCACTGAAGCAAACAAACGTAGTGTAGATTTTGGAGAACAGCATTTGTCTTCTATTCAGCAGCAGAACTCCTCAGTACTCAGTGAAGCTTCTGTTTCTGCTTTTAAGCAAGTGTTTTTGGATGTTCAGCATTTGGTGTACCACTATGTGAGCAAGGATAACTCATTTTTGTCTATGTTAATGGCTGGAAGCAAGGGCAACTTGCTAAAATTAGTTCAGCACAGTATGTGTCTTGGTTTGCAGCATTCAGTGGTTCCATTATCCTTTAGTATTCCCCATCAGCTTTCTTGTGCTACCTGGAATTATCATAAGATCTCTGTTCATGAATCTCATGGTACCTTAGATCATTCCGGTTCTTACATCCCGTTTGCtgtcattgaaaattcatttctAACAGGCTTAAATCCTATGGAATGTTTTGTGCATTCATTGACAACTCGAGATAGTTCTTTCAGTGGTCATGCAGATGTGTCTGGGACTTTGACCCGGAAACTTATGTTTTTCATGCGTGATCTAAGCATTGGATATGATGGAACAGTAAGAAATTCTTATGGAAATCAACTTATTCAGTTTTCATACAATAGCAGAGATACTCTGACTCCCTGTAACTGCAATGATGAGTCTCCCAGTGAGACAATTCCTGCTTATGATGTTGTGGGTGGTCATCCTGTTGGTGCACTGGCTGCTTGTGCGATTTCTGAAGCCGCATACAGTGCATTAGACTTGCCTATTAGTGCACTTGAATCATCACCACTCCTGAACCTGAAG AAAATTCTAGATTGTGGAGTAAAAAAGAGCAGTGGTGATAAGACTGCATCAATCTTTTTGTGTAAGAAACTTGGAAGGCAGACCTATGGTCTTGAATATGGAGCATTAGAAGTGAAGGATCATTTGGAGAGGCTAATGCTCAGAGATGTAGTTTCTTCTTCAATGATCAG CTACTCCAAGGAGAAATGTAGTCGCACTCAAATAAGTCCTTGGATTTGTCATTTGCATATATCCAAG GAAATTATCAAGAGGAAAAGGCTCAGGGTGCAGTCAATAATTGATGCTCTTAACATGGCATGGAGATCTGCTAaagtaaaattgaaaataaatctTCCAGACCTGCAGATAACGGGAAA GGCGTGTTCTCTAGCTTTAAAGCAAAATGAAAAGGATACCAAGATATGCCTCACAGTTTCAATTCTTGAGAAGTCCAAGAAATCATCTTTACGTCTGGATATCCTTCGAAATATGGTAATGCCGTTCCTCCTTGGAACTGTTATAAAAG GGTTCCCAGAATTTAAGAAAGTTGATATCATGTGGAAAGATTGTCGGAATTCATCAAAATCTTCTAAAGGCTCTTTGGGTGGAGTTTATTTGCGGGTTTTCATGTCAGAGAAGTGTGACAGAACGAAATTCTGGAGTATCCTTGTGGACAATTGCCTCCGCATAAGAGATCTCATTGATTGGGAACGCAGTCATCCAGATGATATTCATGATATGGCTCCAGCTTATGGCATTGATGCTGCAGTAAACCATTTTCTAAGT AGTCTCAATTCTGCAATCAGTGATACTGGGAAAACAATTCTCCCAGAACATTTAGTTCTTACTGCAGATTGCCTTTCTGCTACTGGAGAATTTGTTGCTTTAAATGCCAAAGGGCTGGCACAGCAAAGAAAGGAGACTGCTGTTTCTTCACCCTTTCTGCAAGCATGCTTTTCT AGCCCAGGTGATTGCTTTGTTAGAGCTGCCAAGACGGGAATTGTGGATAATCTTCAAGGAACTGTAGATGCCTTGTCATGGGGAATGGTTCCTTCAATAGGGACTGGTGCTCGATTTGATATCATATATTCTGGGAAG GGTCATGAACCTGCTAAGTCCATAGATGTCTACGATCTGCTGGGTAGCATTGTCAACTTGAATCAACAAGTGAAGTTTCCGAACAAAGACTATGAAATGTCTGGAAAATCTATGGTGCAACATTTATTTGCATATGATGATTTAGCGACAAAGGGATGCATTCTCCCTCGGACACTCTTGCGGAATTTCTTCTCATTGAAAGATATCCAAAAGCTCTCTCACAGCTTGAAACATATGTTAAATAA GTATGATGTTGATTGCCAGCTCAGTGAAATAGATAAGACTATTGTAATGGCTGCTTTAAGTTTTCATCCTCGAAGCAGTGAGAAGATTGGAATAGGGGCTCATGAAATTAAG GTGGGATATCACTCAGAATATGATAATTCTCGCTGCTTTGTGTTGGTAAGGAAAGATGGGACTGTTGCAGACTTTTCTTATCACAAGTGTGTACATAATGCTCTGCGGTTAATTGCTCCTGATTGGGCAAAAAAATACGAGTCAAAATGGTTGAACGGCCCCAAGGCAAATAGTCGAGTGTGGCCAATGGGCCATCGTTGCCGAAAATAA